From Candidatus Methylomirabilota bacterium, a single genomic window includes:
- a CDS encoding methyltransferase domain-containing protein — protein MAWDPTQYLKFADQRLRPAVDLLNRIDVADPAEVCDLGAGAGNVTRLLKARWSNARVTGVDASREMLAKAAAAAPKITWQQGDLATWRPERPADVIYSNAALHWLGDHERLFPALLSSLAPGGVLAVQMPRNFSAPSHTAMAEAARSGPWKAKLEPLLRPIPVAEPAFYYGVLSPRVATLDIWETEYLQVLEGEHPVKEWTKGTWLKPLLDALEEPERSGFEAAYAELVARAYPRRADGRTLLPFRRLFIVATARQG, from the coding sequence ATGGCCTGGGATCCGACGCAGTACCTGAAGTTCGCCGACCAGCGTTTGCGGCCGGCGGTCGACCTGTTGAACCGGATCGACGTCGCCGACCCGGCCGAGGTCTGTGACCTGGGCGCCGGCGCGGGCAACGTGACGCGCCTCCTCAAGGCGCGGTGGTCGAACGCGCGCGTCACCGGCGTGGACGCATCGCGGGAGATGCTCGCGAAGGCGGCCGCGGCGGCTCCGAAGATCACGTGGCAGCAGGGCGATCTGGCGACGTGGCGGCCTGAGCGACCGGCCGACGTCATCTACTCCAACGCGGCCTTGCACTGGCTCGGCGACCACGAGCGGCTGTTCCCCGCGCTGTTGTCCTCGCTGGCGCCCGGAGGCGTGCTCGCGGTGCAGATGCCCCGCAATTTCTCAGCGCCGTCTCACACCGCAATGGCCGAAGCGGCTCGGAGCGGGCCGTGGAAGGCGAAGCTCGAGCCGCTGCTCCGCCCGATACCGGTCGCTGAGCCGGCCTTCTATTACGGCGTGCTTTCACCGCGCGTCGCAACACTCGACATCTGGGAGACCGAGTATCTCCAGGTGCTCGAAGGCGAGCACCCGGTGAAGGAGTGGACCAAGGGCACGTGGCTCAAGCCGCTGCTCGACGCGCTCGAGGAGCCGGAGCGGAGCGGCTTCGAGGCCGCGTATGCCGAGCTGGTCGCGCGCGCCTATCCGCGCCGCGCCGATGGCCGCACGCTCCTGCCGTTCCGCCGCCTCTTCATCGTGGCCACGGCGCGTCAGGGCTGA
- a CDS encoding CUAEP/CCAEP-tail radical SAM protein, whose protein sequence is MRILLVSCYELGHQPLAVASPLAFLERAGFAAEALDISVEEFDADTAARADLVAISVPMHTALRLGVRVAEQIRRINPRSHICFYGLYASLNAEHLLEHCGDSVIGGEFESALVALAEALAAGRPGAVEGVHLRGYAASPVLTRLAFALPSRSALPRLKKYAHLEKDGRKDLVGYVEASRGCLHLCLHCPIPPVYGGRFFVVPQEIVLADIRQLVGAGATHITFGDPDFLNGPGHSLAVVRAMHAEFPSLTFDFTAKVEHILEREDLFPELRRLGCAFMISAVESLSETVLANLEKGHTRADVSRALKIVRDAGIAFRPTWVAFTPWTTLEDYVEMFDFVESEKLIDHVDPVQFTLRLLVPPGSALLPREAIAPHLGPLDQAAFIHRWTHPDSRMDLLQREASRIVETAADGDAAATFYRLKALAYSTAGLPLEPEPALAPDRRRPPRLTEAWFC, encoded by the coding sequence ATGCGAATCCTGCTCGTGTCGTGCTACGAGCTCGGCCATCAGCCGCTGGCGGTGGCCTCGCCGCTGGCGTTCCTCGAGCGCGCCGGCTTCGCCGCCGAAGCGCTCGACATCTCCGTCGAGGAGTTCGACGCCGACACGGCGGCGCGCGCCGATTTGGTCGCGATCTCCGTCCCCATGCACACGGCGCTCCGGCTGGGTGTACGCGTGGCCGAGCAGATCCGCCGGATCAACCCGCGCAGCCACATCTGCTTCTACGGGCTCTACGCGTCGCTGAACGCGGAGCACCTGCTCGAGCACTGCGGCGACTCGGTGATCGGCGGCGAGTTCGAGTCCGCGCTGGTCGCGCTGGCGGAGGCGCTTGCGGCCGGGCGCCCTGGCGCGGTCGAGGGAGTCCACCTGCGCGGCTACGCCGCCAGCCCCGTCCTGACGCGCCTGGCCTTCGCCCTGCCGAGCCGGAGCGCGCTGCCGCGGCTCAAGAAATACGCGCACCTGGAGAAAGACGGCCGCAAAGATCTTGTGGGCTACGTGGAGGCGAGCCGCGGGTGCCTGCACCTGTGCCTGCACTGCCCGATCCCGCCCGTGTACGGCGGCCGGTTCTTCGTGGTGCCGCAGGAGATCGTCCTCGCTGACATCCGTCAGCTCGTGGGCGCCGGCGCGACCCACATCACCTTCGGCGACCCGGATTTCCTGAACGGCCCCGGGCATTCGCTCGCGGTGGTTCGCGCCATGCACGCCGAGTTCCCGTCGCTGACCTTCGACTTCACCGCGAAGGTCGAGCACATTCTCGAGCGTGAGGATCTGTTTCCCGAGCTGCGACGGCTCGGCTGCGCCTTCATGATCTCGGCCGTCGAGTCGCTGAGCGAGACCGTGCTCGCCAATCTCGAGAAAGGCCACACGCGCGCCGACGTATCACGCGCGCTCAAGATAGTCCGGGACGCGGGCATCGCCTTCCGGCCCACGTGGGTCGCCTTCACGCCGTGGACGACGCTCGAGGACTACGTGGAGATGTTCGATTTCGTCGAGTCAGAGAAGTTGATCGACCACGTCGACCCCGTCCAGTTCACGCTGCGGCTCCTGGTCCCGCCCGGCTCGGCGCTGTTGCCGCGCGAGGCGATCGCGCCGCACCTGGGCCCGCTCGACCAGGCCGCCTTCATCCATCGCTGGACGCATCCCGACTCGCGCATGGATCTGCTTCAGCGGGAGGCGAGCCGCATCGTCGAAACCGCGGCCGATGGGGATGCGGCCGCGACGTTCTACCGGCTCAAGGCGTTGGCCTATTCGACGGCGGGCCTGCCGCTTGAGCCCGAGCCGGCGCTCGCGCCCGACAGACGGCGGCCGCCCAGGCTGACCGAAGCGTGGTTCTGCTGA